One window of the Dermacentor andersoni chromosome 10, qqDerAnde1_hic_scaffold, whole genome shotgun sequence genome contains the following:
- the LOC126544885 gene encoding microtubule-associated protein RP/EB family member 1-like produces MNTPRCGEPPACGFAKDKGEDRRARAIPRALAAPRASCFERRRSSQRAREPLVRTMEDSAASRAGECSDGAVSDGAARCTPASALAENKTDTSELLRWINGYLGTRYGKVEDLCSGAAYCQFADMLFPGTIDLDKVNLRAAKRGREAVQNFEALREVFKQVGVDREVPVERLAAGNYRDNLELALWFKELFDAQYAVETVDAAAGHATPLVIATSGPFASHTIVHEHRFTEGSGNTEEARAAVDETGAAGPGRGLPPSRSVGVAAKVATCGGGAGAGDFSDTVEELAGQVAELKDALYWLELERNFYYSKLCEIEVLCWEHEREHGKDDVTEQILDLMRGSDDDDWYGEEEDDTAQSGELDAEVPAEEQPR; encoded by the coding sequence ATGAACACTCCGAGATGTGGGGAACCACCTGCCTGCGGTTTTGCCAAAGACAAAGGCGAAGATCGACGAGCGCGCGCCATTCCTCGCGCACTTGCGGCCCCGCGTGCCTCGTGTTTCGAACGCCGGCGATCGTCCCAAAGAGCCCGAGAACCGCTCGTTCGAACCATGGAAGACTCGGCTGCGTCGCGCGCAGGGGAGTGTAGCGACGGCGCCGTCTCTGACGGTGCCGCCCGTTGTACGCCCGCCAGCGCCCTGGCCGAGAACAAGACCGACACTTCGGAGCTCCTGCGCTGGATCAACGGGTATCTGGGCACCCGGTACGGTAAGGTAGAAGACCTGTGCTCCGGGGCGGCGTACTGCCAGTTCGCGGACATGCTCTTTCCCGGAACCATCGACCTGGACAAGGTGAACCTGAGGGCGGCCAAGCGAGGCCGCGAGGCCGTCCAAAACTTCGAGGCGCTCCGAGAGGTCTTCAAGCAAGTCGGCGTCGACCGAGAAGTGCCGGTGGAGCGTCTGGCCGCAGGGAACTACCGGGACAACCTGGAGCTGGCGCTGTGGTTCAAGGAGTTGTTCGACGCCCAGTACGCGGTCGAAACCGTGGATGCCGCCGCGGGCCACGCGACGCCGCTCGTGATCGCCACGTCGGGACCGTTCGCGTCCCACACCATCGTGCACGAGCACCGCTTCACCGAGGGCAGTGGCAACACCGAGGAAGCCCGCGCTGCCGTGGATGAGACCGGAGCTGCTGGCCCCGGGCGCGGTCTCCCACCGTCCAGGTCCGTTGGCGTCGCGGCGAAGGTGGCGActtgcggcggcggcgctggcgcCGGGGACTTCTCGGACACCGTCGAAGAGCTCGCGGGCCAGGTCGCGGAGCTCAAGGACGCCCTGTACTGGCTGGAGCTCGAGCGAAACTTTTACTACAGCAAGCTGTGCGAGATCGAGGTGCTCTGCTGGGAGCACGAGCGGGAGCATGGGAAGGACGACGTCACCGAGCAGATCTTGGACCTCATGCGCGggagcgacgacgacgactggTACGGCGAGGAAGAGGACGACACCGCTCAGAGCGGCGAGCTCGACGCCGAGGTGCCTGCAGAGGAGCAACCGCGCTAA